From Providencia sp. R33, a single genomic window includes:
- a CDS encoding RHS repeat-associated core domain-containing protein: MKTSVNLSFHAGTPTIQVVDNRGLVIRHLQYYREPDLPDELDERATLQELNIQGYLVSLADPRLALSKISNMDCLYNLNGETLRTHGVDVGISVALNDIEGRLLFSIDANETRRTCQYEANTTLGRPVSIMEKTKNGIPYTSEYFIYAGFSTTEQQANLAGACVHHYDPAGLLILSQVSLQGKPLLTTRQFIQQIEEKETLANWENYEQKEKLETEEYHHQIQVDATGSPLQSIDGKGHQQRYAYNITGQLKQHWLTINGQKEQPAIKSIEYLATSQKQQEEHGNGVLTYYEYEPQTQRLLRVKTQRPNTHPLGFKLFQDVYYEYDPVGNRVSMRNEAEKTYFWRNQKIIPEQRYQYDSLYQLVSATGREMANIGQQDHQIANYVPFDNATYTQYIRRYVYDRGGNLTRIHHRSPATNQSYVTQMTVSQKSNRAVIAPLTIEPSQTDDFFTLGGQQKQLLQGQHLHWTPRQELQYVSSSSLYEHYRYDSASQRVFKISHQAHCCKQTRYLTGLDIKSIQRNGITKECLQVVSVGENGNTQVTVLHWESCIPEGIKNNLWRFHFDFLAGNGGLELDEEGHILTQEEFYPYGGTAVWLARNQVEADYKTRRYSGKERDATGLYYYGYRYYQPWAGRWLSADPAGTADGLNFYRMSRNNPINYIDPDGLFPFHLLNPLHWVSAISRRREERKAAENADYSYIFMANGRYWNNRFHDKASFDRVTRTNIEYLRKVTSPLNEMELSFVERFTKLNFTLLHASKTDFRVNSEVTFKSRVKLRSTDIIDYAHDHTSYSDEMNLQTKEFAFFSLGIEGAEGKNISRFGDKLYSTPLNSVENERYIPYSHVSINDTLRCSTRQFSARLGRLFGRDDGNLLKEEVIAGEASETVYAYSNFKEAIALRMLNSARLISQGGYNRIINTQSNQEFDTLMSLLFRPQLLVPRELKSKNTTIRTIKHKPELMGTC, translated from the coding sequence ATGAAAACAAGCGTAAACCTGTCCTTTCATGCAGGTACACCAACAATACAAGTTGTGGATAATCGAGGGTTGGTTATTCGCCATTTACAGTACTATCGGGAACCTGATCTACCTGATGAACTTGACGAACGAGCCACATTACAGGAATTAAACATACAAGGGTATTTAGTCAGTTTAGCGGATCCCCGACTCGCGTTGAGTAAGATAAGCAATATGGATTGCCTCTATAATTTAAATGGGGAAACTCTTCGCACTCATGGGGTAGATGTCGGTATCAGTGTTGCATTAAACGATATTGAGGGGCGTCTATTATTCAGTATTGATGCAAATGAAACACGCCGTACATGTCAATATGAGGCAAACACGACGTTGGGTCGCCCTGTCAGTATCATGGAAAAAACAAAGAATGGCATTCCATATACCAGTGAGTACTTTATCTACGCAGGCTTTTCTACAACTGAACAGCAAGCTAATTTAGCAGGAGCTTGTGTGCATCACTATGATCCTGCAGGATTATTGATCCTAAGTCAGGTTTCCCTTCAAGGAAAACCACTTTTAACAACTCGCCAGTTTATCCAGCAAATTGAAGAAAAAGAAACCCTTGCAAATTGGGAGAATTATGAACAAAAAGAAAAGCTTGAAACAGAAGAGTATCATCATCAAATACAGGTTGATGCAACAGGGAGTCCGTTGCAGTCTATTGATGGGAAAGGCCACCAGCAGCGCTATGCATACAATATTACGGGGCAGCTTAAACAGCATTGGTTAACTATCAATGGTCAAAAAGAGCAACCGGCAATTAAATCGATTGAATACTTGGCAACTAGCCAAAAACAGCAGGAAGAGCATGGTAATGGCGTATTGACATATTATGAATATGAGCCACAAACGCAGCGTTTACTGCGTGTTAAAACCCAGCGGCCCAACACCCATCCGTTAGGCTTCAAACTTTTTCAAGATGTCTATTATGAATATGACCCAGTGGGAAATAGGGTGAGTATGCGTAATGAAGCAGAAAAAACATATTTTTGGCGCAATCAGAAAATCATTCCGGAACAGCGATATCAATATGACTCATTATATCAACTGGTTAGTGCAACAGGGAGAGAAATGGCGAATATTGGTCAACAGGATCATCAAATAGCAAACTATGTCCCTTTTGATAATGCAACTTATACCCAATACATTCGGCGCTATGTTTATGATCGTGGCGGTAATTTAACTCGAATTCATCACCGTTCACCTGCCACAAATCAAAGCTACGTAACACAAATGACGGTAAGTCAAAAAAGTAACCGTGCGGTTATTGCACCATTAACCATAGAACCGAGCCAAACCGATGATTTTTTTACCTTAGGGGGGCAGCAAAAGCAGCTTCTGCAAGGACAGCATCTCCATTGGACACCTCGCCAAGAGCTACAATATGTTTCTAGTTCAAGTTTGTATGAACACTACCGCTATGACAGTGCAAGTCAACGTGTTTTCAAAATTAGTCACCAAGCCCATTGTTGTAAACAAACACGGTATTTAACTGGATTGGATATAAAAAGTATCCAAAGGAATGGTATTACAAAAGAATGCTTACAAGTCGTTAGTGTGGGAGAAAACGGTAATACGCAAGTCACAGTCTTACACTGGGAGAGCTGTATTCCTGAAGGTATCAAGAATAATTTATGGCGCTTTCATTTTGATTTTTTAGCGGGTAATGGTGGTTTAGAATTAGATGAAGAGGGGCATATTCTCACGCAAGAAGAGTTTTACCCCTATGGTGGTACGGCTGTTTGGTTGGCACGTAATCAAGTAGAGGCTGATTACAAAACACGGCGTTATTCAGGGAAAGAGCGTGATGCGACAGGGTTGTATTATTACGGTTACCGCTATTACCAACCTTGGGCAGGACGTTGGTTAAGCGCTGATCCAGCGGGAACGGCGGATGGGCTTAACTTTTACCGAATGTCCCGCAATAATCCGATTAATTATATTGATCCTGATGGTTTATTTCCGTTCCATTTATTAAACCCTCTTCATTGGGTTAGTGCGATATCTCGAAGAAGAGAAGAAAGAAAAGCAGCTGAAAATGCAGATTATAGCTACATTTTCATGGCCAATGGCCGTTATTGGAACAACCGTTTTCATGATAAAGCGAGCTTTGATCGAGTCACGCGCACAAATATTGAGTACTTACGCAAAGTTACTTCACCATTGAATGAGATGGAATTAAGTTTTGTTGAACGATTTACCAAATTGAATTTTACATTACTTCATGCGTCAAAAACGGATTTTAGGGTCAATAGTGAAGTCACATTTAAATCACGCGTTAAGTTAAGAAGTACAGACATAATTGATTATGCGCATGATCATACTAGCTATTCAGATGAAATGAATTTACAAACAAAGGAATTTGCTTTTTTTTCACTTGGCATTGAAGGGGCTGAAGGAAAAAATATTAGCCGATTTGGCGATAAATTATATAGCACTCCGTTGAACAGCGTTGAAAACGAACGATACATACCGTATTCACATGTTTCGATTAATGACACGTTACGCTGCAGCACTCGGCAATTCTCGGCACGATTAGGGCGCTTATTTGGTCGTGATGATGGCAATCTCCTTAAGGAGGAAGTCATTGCAGGAGAAGCAAGCGAAACAGTATATGCCTACAGCAATTTTAAAGAAGCGATAGCGTTAAGAATGCTTAATTCTGCAAGGCTAATTTCTCAGGGGGGATACAATCGAATAATCAATACTCAGAGTAATCAAGAGTTTGATACGTTAATGTCATTACTGTTTCGCCCCCAGCTTCTTGTTCCGAGAGAATTAAAATCAAAAAATACCACAATAAGAACAATTAAGCATAAGCCTGAACTGATGGGGACATGTTAG
- a CDS encoding M20 aminoacylase family protein, translated as MDKNQLKQQMIKWRHHLHQHPESAFEETHTADFVAEQLTQMGLEVHRNIGKTGLVALLKCGDGTDVIGLRADMDCIQLTEKTGLPYASQTLNRMHACGHDGHTSVMLGTARLLAERKDFNGTVCFVFQPAEEPGWGAKAMIDDGVIERFNIKEIYGMHNMPGIRKGQIATRVGGIMGSEDNFVIRIKGFGSHASRPHMGKDPLVIAAEIILCLQTIVSRNIDPSIPIVISCTEIHTDGIRNAIPTHVEIKGDTRSYDPQAQKLIETRMRSICEHICAMNDAECEFEYTHEFAPTVNWAECVDVAIEAANNTVGAQNVDSNVQAMMTSEDFGAFLQKIPGCFVFIGNGDEEDGVGHIPLHNALYNFNDDILLTGAEFFSEIIRLKLPK; from the coding sequence ATGGATAAAAATCAATTAAAACAGCAAATGATTAAATGGCGTCACCATTTACATCAGCACCCAGAAAGTGCATTTGAAGAAACGCATACCGCTGATTTTGTTGCTGAACAATTAACTCAAATGGGGTTAGAGGTTCATCGGAATATAGGCAAAACAGGCTTAGTCGCCCTATTAAAGTGCGGTGATGGCACGGACGTGATTGGCTTGCGTGCGGATATGGACTGCATCCAATTAACGGAAAAAACTGGTCTACCTTATGCCTCGCAAACCCTTAATAGAATGCATGCGTGCGGCCATGATGGGCACACTTCCGTCATGTTAGGCACTGCACGACTTTTAGCAGAACGAAAAGATTTTAATGGAACCGTCTGTTTTGTTTTCCAACCTGCGGAAGAACCTGGTTGGGGTGCAAAAGCTATGATTGATGACGGCGTAATTGAACGTTTTAACATCAAAGAAATTTACGGCATGCACAATATGCCGGGCATTCGAAAAGGCCAAATAGCGACCCGTGTTGGTGGCATAATGGGAAGTGAAGATAACTTTGTTATTCGTATCAAAGGCTTTGGTAGCCACGCATCCCGCCCTCATATGGGGAAAGATCCACTAGTCATCGCCGCCGAAATTATTCTTTGCTTACAAACTATCGTGTCACGCAATATTGACCCTAGCATCCCTATCGTGATTTCTTGCACAGAAATTCACACAGATGGTATTCGTAATGCTATCCCTACCCATGTTGAAATCAAGGGAGATACACGCAGTTATGACCCACAAGCTCAAAAGTTAATTGAAACTCGTATGCGTTCAATTTGCGAGCATATTTGTGCGATGAATGATGCTGAATGTGAGTTTGAATACACCCATGAATTTGCGCCAACAGTTAACTGGGCAGAATGTGTCGATGTTGCGATAGAAGCTGCAAATAATACAGTCGGTGCGCAAAATGTAGATAGCAATGTACAAGCCATGATGACCTCAGAGGATTTTGGTGCATTCTTACAAAAAATACCAGGCTGCTTCGTCTTTATTGGTAATGGAGATGAGGAAGACGGTGTTGGTCATATACCACTGCATAATGCTTTGTATAATTTTAATGATGACATTTTGCTTACTGGTGCCGAGTTTTTTTCTGAAATCATTCGATTAAAGCTCCCTAAATAA
- a CDS encoding RHS repeat-associated core domain-containing protein — translation MVEFSSRKTPSITVMDNRGLNIRQIEYCRHPDTPELTDERVTYQQVDSRGFLVSMTDPRLYKKGLFNFYFVSDLAGLALLTIGVDNGYSLIINDIEGRVLISIDANDVQHTYKYEGVRSLGRLIRVWEKTADSKVRTTEYFEYAAKTPSFQNANLCGQCIRHYDTAGLLQLNQVSILGHSISQTRRLIQYADDIEFDIDWQNSERDKQLALTPYVNQLTTDATGANLVSIDAKGHQQRVVYDIAGQIKIGWLKVNNEREMKVLDDIVYLSTGQKSRETFGNGVISHYEYEVQTQRLIRVKTERPTEHTLGFKLIQDLHYQYDPVGNLLSLYNFAEPTRFWRNQKIEAKQVFDYDTLYQLVSASGREMANQHPKNTLNSMFTTFDSATYTRYVRTYHYDESGNLTHIHHRAPATNQCYSTNITVSHHSNHGVLDPLVKNVEQVERFFTPAGGQKLLLQGQTLDWTAYQELRSVRSSKVNEHYRYDSQRQRILKVTESAEQKSSVTYLANLELRRHPRQGKLQVISLDELVGIALQVFHRDETEPKEINNNAMRYTLTSLIGSRGTELDGNGRIVSQEEYYPFGGTASWLADSEVTAGYKTRHYGGKERDITGLYYYGSRYYQPWIGRWLSADPMGAIDGNNLYRMVRNNPMTYHDEQGQYPKIAHYIWLGNKDIPTEGISNIAIFKNQNPQYKINLWSDNPNRLKNSLIERGYSQAIFNVIHVRKPAPFDYQYQAAINRESTNTAYANYAAASDMLRIGILKRFGGLYMDIDVMVDGPIGNIRPLLDNQDERPDLLIHQGRDYRGKTVLGNAVVVANRNAFSLHSLMRYIRHIYSQNNVEPFISIDPQSKFDTLTAKKNYYYPSFSWKYLMWQGKRSIPHIRRNITVDGTGPGMFVSWIRSSSPFDKRLRARKLIYQSGFFGHRTPLMSWAYGLNADGRTWYKTPKIRRASI, via the coding sequence ATGGTTGAGTTTTCATCAAGAAAAACCCCTTCAATAACGGTTATGGATAATCGAGGCTTAAATATTCGTCAAATTGAATATTGTCGTCACCCAGATACGCCTGAACTGACTGATGAAAGGGTAACTTATCAACAAGTAGATAGCCGCGGATTCTTGGTTAGCATGACAGACCCTCGTTTATATAAAAAAGGATTATTTAATTTTTATTTTGTATCTGACCTCGCTGGATTAGCATTATTAACAATAGGGGTAGATAACGGTTATTCCCTTATTATCAATGATATAGAGGGGCGTGTATTGATTAGCATTGATGCCAATGATGTACAACATACCTATAAATATGAAGGAGTGCGGTCTTTAGGGCGGCTAATCCGTGTTTGGGAAAAAACGGCAGATAGCAAAGTTCGTACGACAGAATACTTTGAATACGCAGCAAAAACACCGAGTTTTCAAAATGCCAATTTATGCGGCCAATGTATTCGTCATTATGATACAGCAGGGTTGTTACAACTAAACCAAGTGTCCATTTTGGGGCACTCCATTTCACAAACGCGACGTCTAATTCAGTATGCCGATGATATCGAGTTCGACATTGACTGGCAAAATAGTGAACGGGACAAACAGCTTGCTTTAACGCCGTATGTCAACCAATTAACCACTGATGCAACGGGGGCGAATTTAGTCAGCATTGACGCAAAAGGCCACCAACAGCGCGTTGTTTATGATATCGCAGGGCAGATAAAAATTGGCTGGTTGAAGGTCAATAATGAACGAGAAATGAAAGTGTTGGATGATATTGTGTATTTGTCCACGGGGCAAAAATCACGAGAAACATTTGGCAATGGGGTGATCAGCCATTATGAATATGAAGTGCAAACGCAGCGGTTAATTAGGGTAAAAACCGAACGGCCTACTGAACACACATTAGGGTTTAAACTGATCCAAGACTTGCACTACCAGTATGACCCCGTGGGAAATTTGTTATCCCTGTATAACTTCGCCGAACCTACTCGCTTTTGGCGAAACCAAAAAATCGAGGCGAAGCAAGTTTTTGATTACGACACGCTTTACCAGTTGGTCAGTGCTTCGGGGCGTGAAATGGCCAATCAACATCCAAAAAATACGTTAAATTCCATGTTCACTACCTTTGATAGTGCCACCTATACGCGGTATGTTCGCACCTATCACTACGATGAAAGTGGTAATTTAACCCATATTCACCATCGCGCACCGGCAACAAATCAGTGTTACTCAACGAATATTACGGTGAGCCACCACAGTAATCATGGGGTATTAGACCCTTTGGTGAAAAACGTAGAGCAAGTTGAAAGGTTCTTTACCCCAGCGGGCGGGCAAAAGTTGCTGTTGCAAGGGCAAACACTCGATTGGACAGCCTATCAAGAACTACGGTCGGTAAGGAGTTCAAAGGTAAACGAACATTATCGTTATGACAGTCAACGCCAGCGCATATTAAAAGTGACTGAGAGTGCTGAACAAAAATCATCCGTCACATATTTAGCCAATTTAGAGTTAAGACGCCATCCGCGCCAAGGGAAATTGCAGGTTATTTCCCTTGATGAGTTGGTAGGTATTGCGCTTCAAGTGTTCCACAGGGACGAAACCGAGCCAAAAGAAATCAACAATAACGCCATGCGCTATACTTTAACATCATTAATTGGCAGTCGGGGAACAGAACTTGATGGAAATGGCAGAATTGTTAGCCAAGAAGAGTATTACCCGTTTGGTGGCACTGCCAGTTGGCTTGCGGACAGTGAGGTAACAGCGGGTTATAAAACTCGGCATTATGGGGGTAAAGAACGAGATATTACCGGGTTATATTATTATGGTAGTCGCTATTATCAGCCATGGATTGGGCGCTGGCTAAGTGCCGACCCTATGGGGGCGATTGATGGAAACAACTTATACCGCATGGTGCGCAATAACCCGATGACTTACCATGACGAGCAGGGGCAATACCCTAAAATTGCACATTATATTTGGTTAGGTAATAAAGATATTCCTACCGAAGGTATTAGTAATATCGCGATTTTTAAAAATCAAAATCCTCAGTACAAAATTAATTTGTGGAGTGATAACCCTAATAGATTGAAAAACTCGTTGATAGAGAGGGGTTATAGCCAAGCGATATTTAATGTTATTCATGTTAGAAAACCAGCCCCATTCGATTACCAATATCAAGCGGCAATTAATCGGGAATCAACAAATACAGCGTATGCAAATTATGCAGCAGCATCAGACATGTTGAGAATAGGAATACTTAAGCGCTTTGGCGGTTTGTATATGGATATTGATGTGATGGTCGACGGCCCAATTGGAAATATTAGACCGCTTTTAGATAATCAAGATGAACGTCCAGATCTTTTAATCCACCAAGGGCGGGACTATAGGGGTAAAACAGTTTTAGGGAATGCCGTTGTTGTCGCGAATAGGAATGCTTTTAGTTTACATAGCTTGATGCGATATATTCGCCATATTTATTCGCAAAATAATGTGGAGCCCTTTATCAGTATTGATCCTCAAAGTAAGTTCGATACTTTAACGGCTAAGAAAAACTATTATTATCCTAGTTTTTCATGGAAATATCTTATGTGGCAAGGGAAGCGCTCAATTCCTCATATCCGCCGTAATATTACAGTTGATGGTACAGGGCCGGGTATGTTTGTCAGTTGGATCCGTTCAAGCTCTCCATTTGATAAGCGTTTACGGGCTAGAAAACTTATTTATCAGTCTGGCTTTTTTGGTCATAGAACACCATTGATGAGCTGGGCTTATGGTCTTAACGCGGATGGGAGGACATGGTATAAGACACCCAAAATTCGGCGGGCTTCTATCTGA
- a CDS encoding RHS repeat-associated core domain-containing protein, which produces MAFSLSTRTPTISVFDNRGLNIRTFEYYRHPNAQDITDERISYQQFNIKGHLHKSSDPRLPIQTQANFNYHYDLLGELVCSSGVDNGAVRLLNDIEGRLLVSIDANHIWRMCDYEEKTTLGRLIRRLERDVVTTVSDYFVYAGHSPVEQASNLAGHCISHYDTAGLLQLNQVSLTGMPLSTARRFIQDAENAEVIINWQQDEMDNALAQAKFVNQKKCDATGSILLALDAKGHQQRLAYDIAGQCISQWLTVFEETEQTLVQSIDYTAGGYVEREVLGNGVVSWYEYEPQTQRLIRNRTTRPATHSHGFKRLQDLRYQYDPVGNIVCIYNDAEPIRFWRNQKIKPDQCFAYDTLYQLVSASGREMANNVAKNTLASVHCSFDNVTATQYFRTYQYDRSGNLTQIHHRSPATNQHYTLSMTVSARSNRAVLDSITLDEHQVDHFFTPSGQQTQLLQGQRLEWTPRQELRQVYGTEVNEHYRYDADNQRVLKVSQQQSNIHQSYYLDGLELRYKQIHGKKPEQQHVIVAQDAAGVSIRISHKLCGGSLQKIKNSIRYRTNSLAGSGDLELDQSGKLMSYEEYYPYGGTAIWTVRCRLEGSDKTHRYSGKERDATGLYYYGYRYYQPWCGRWLSADPGGTVDGSNLFRMTRNNPLKYKDNNGLAPCNPMVEYYHRRTERSAEATANSIYQTMSRGLFWSDFYNMEKPFTDLNTFNAMTQSNLENLRNDTGELSGPTLDFFENFMALKFDLIHFSDRQLSNWGSHTVFRSREDLLTKKRITKDHINTPDLDIESLQTTNFAFFSLGVEGVTGKTNSSFGSFKHITPTESVSNYKYLKYSHMAINDTMHFKERLTAQNRLVKLFPGDLIAAVSLSHEKVAQYAKETLYSYHDFKEALALRIMKSSQILSHRAQQLVFSTDSDEKFDNLISVFFRPQILVPKKLYSKSTRVVQV; this is translated from the coding sequence ATGGCTTTTTCATTATCAACAAGAACGCCAACAATAAGTGTTTTTGATAATAGAGGACTAAATATACGAACGTTCGAATATTACCGACATCCTAATGCACAGGATATTACTGATGAACGAATTTCATACCAGCAGTTTAATATAAAAGGACATCTGCACAAAAGTTCAGACCCGCGTTTACCGATTCAAACACAAGCTAACTTCAATTATCACTATGATTTATTAGGCGAATTAGTTTGTTCTAGTGGTGTTGATAATGGTGCGGTGCGGTTGCTTAATGATATTGAGGGGCGTTTGTTAGTGAGTATTGATGCTAATCATATTTGGCGGATGTGTGATTACGAAGAAAAAACGACTTTAGGGAGATTAATTCGTCGCCTAGAACGTGACGTTGTCACTACTGTGAGCGATTATTTTGTTTATGCAGGACATTCACCCGTGGAGCAAGCAAGCAATTTAGCGGGACATTGTATTTCCCATTACGACACGGCAGGACTGTTGCAGTTGAACCAAGTTTCTCTCACTGGAATGCCTCTTTCGACTGCACGGCGCTTTATTCAAGATGCCGAAAATGCTGAAGTAATAATAAATTGGCAACAGGATGAAATGGATAATGCACTTGCTCAAGCAAAGTTTGTTAATCAGAAAAAATGCGATGCGACAGGTTCTATATTGCTGGCGCTGGATGCGAAAGGCCATCAACAGCGCTTAGCGTATGATATTGCTGGGCAGTGTATAAGTCAGTGGCTCACGGTCTTTGAAGAGACTGAACAAACTCTAGTTCAATCTATCGATTACACGGCAGGCGGGTATGTTGAGCGAGAAGTTCTGGGGAATGGAGTGGTTTCATGGTATGAGTATGAACCCCAGACTCAGCGCTTGATCCGTAATCGAACAACGCGACCAGCGACTCATTCTCATGGTTTTAAACGCCTACAAGATTTGCGTTACCAATATGACCCTGTGGGTAATATTGTTTGTATTTATAATGATGCTGAGCCCATTCGTTTTTGGCGCAATCAAAAAATAAAACCAGATCAATGCTTTGCCTATGACACTTTATATCAATTGGTCAGTGCGTCTGGCCGCGAGATGGCGAATAATGTCGCGAAAAACACCCTAGCGTCAGTGCATTGTTCATTCGATAATGTGACGGCTACTCAATATTTTCGCACCTATCAGTATGACCGCAGTGGTAATTTAACGCAGATCCACCACCGAAGCCCTGCCACAAACCAACACTATACTCTATCAATGACGGTAAGTGCGCGCAGTAACCGCGCTGTACTTGACTCAATAACACTTGATGAGCACCAAGTTGATCATTTTTTCACACCGAGCGGGCAGCAAACACAGTTATTACAGGGGCAGCGTCTTGAATGGACGCCTCGCCAAGAATTACGGCAAGTTTATGGTACAGAGGTTAATGAGCATTATCGTTATGATGCAGATAACCAACGTGTTTTGAAAGTCAGTCAACAGCAATCAAATATTCACCAAAGCTATTATTTAGACGGTTTAGAGCTGCGATATAAGCAAATTCACGGAAAAAAACCAGAACAACAACATGTTATTGTTGCACAGGACGCGGCAGGTGTATCTATTAGAATTTCGCACAAATTATGTGGAGGGTCACTACAAAAAATCAAAAATTCAATACGTTATCGTACTAACTCTTTAGCGGGAAGTGGTGATTTAGAGCTTGACCAATCAGGGAAATTGATGAGTTATGAAGAATATTATCCCTATGGTGGAACAGCAATATGGACAGTACGCTGTAGGCTAGAAGGAAGTGATAAAACACACCGTTATTCAGGTAAAGAACGTGATGCAACGGGGCTTTATTATTACGGTTATCGTTATTATCAACCATGGTGTGGACGTTGGTTAAGTGCAGACCCTGGTGGAACGGTTGATGGTTCAAATTTGTTCCGAATGACAAGAAATAATCCATTAAAATATAAAGATAACAATGGATTGGCCCCTTGCAACCCTATGGTTGAATATTATCATCGTCGTACCGAAAGAAGCGCTGAAGCAACAGCCAATAGTATCTATCAAACGATGTCAAGGGGACTATTTTGGTCTGATTTTTATAACATGGAAAAACCATTCACAGATCTCAATACGTTTAATGCCATGACACAAAGTAACTTAGAAAATCTACGCAATGACACGGGGGAACTTAGCGGGCCGACACTGGATTTTTTTGAAAATTTCATGGCGTTAAAATTTGATTTAATTCACTTCAGTGATAGACAGCTTTCAAATTGGGGAAGCCATACTGTATTTCGCTCAAGGGAAGACTTATTGACCAAAAAACGAATTACAAAAGATCATATCAATACTCCTGACCTTGATATTGAGAGTTTGCAAACAACCAATTTTGCTTTTTTTTCTTTAGGTGTGGAGGGCGTAACTGGGAAAACAAATAGTAGCTTTGGGAGTTTCAAACATATTACCCCAACGGAATCTGTTAGTAATTATAAGTATTTGAAATATAGTCATATGGCAATTAATGACACGATGCATTTTAAAGAAAGGCTGACAGCGCAAAATAGGTTGGTAAAGCTATTTCCAGGTGATTTAATTGCGGCGGTATCATTAAGCCATGAAAAAGTTGCGCAGTATGCCAAAGAGACGCTTTATTCATACCATGATTTTAAAGAAGCCTTAGCATTACGAATTATGAAATCATCACAAATATTATCACATAGAGCACAGCAGCTTGTTTTCTCAACAGATTCAGATGAAAAATTTGATAATTTAATCTCGGTTTTCTTCCGCCCTCAAATCTTAGTGCCCAAAAAATTATATTCGAAATCTACCCGAGTCGTACAAGTTTAA